In Brachyspira hampsonii, the following are encoded in one genomic region:
- the cdaA gene encoding diadenylate cyclase CdaA, with product MLYLINNFISTSNWRYFFYGLDIILVAVLFYIIYMLMYNTRAYSIAIGFIILFFITLIAKVFGLSTLSWIFDQFFQVGLIAIVVIFQAEIKHALRILGGRAFLKKSFRYDEDQIQKILSATFNLSYKGYGALIVFQRNISLHSLVDRAVKLNADISIELIEAIFFKNNPIHDGAAIIMENRIAAASAYLPLTEIEPQIKNRRLGTRHRAALGISEQTDAVVVVVSEETQCVSIVHNGILEYNLNREELYKRLGELLEIKK from the coding sequence ATGCTTTATTTAATAAATAATTTTATATCAACTTCAAATTGGCGATATTTCTTTTATGGTCTGGATATAATATTGGTTGCTGTATTATTTTATATTATATATATGCTTATGTATAATACAAGAGCTTACAGCATAGCAATAGGTTTTATAATATTATTCTTTATAACCTTAATAGCAAAAGTATTCGGACTTTCTACATTATCTTGGATATTTGATCAATTCTTTCAAGTTGGACTTATAGCCATTGTAGTGATATTCCAAGCAGAAATAAAACATGCTTTGAGAATACTAGGCGGAAGAGCATTTTTGAAAAAGTCATTCAGATATGATGAAGATCAAATACAAAAGATATTGAGTGCCACATTTAATTTATCATATAAAGGATATGGTGCTTTAATAGTTTTTCAAAGAAATATATCTCTTCATTCTTTAGTTGATAGAGCGGTAAAGCTTAATGCTGATATATCCATAGAGCTTATTGAAGCTATATTTTTTAAGAATAACCCTATTCATGACGGTGCTGCCATAATAATGGAAAATAGAATAGCAGCTGCAAGTGCATATCTACCGCTTACAGAAATAGAGCCTCAAATAAAAAATAGAAGATTAGGAACTAGACATAGAGCAGCACTTGGTATTTCAGAACAAACAGATGCCGTTGTAGTTGTAGTTTCAGAGGAAACTCAATGTGTATCTATTGTTCATAATGGCATATTAGAATATAATTTAAATAGAGAAGAATTATATAAAAGGCTTGGGGAACTTTTAGAGATAAAAAAATGA
- a CDS encoding CdaR family protein — translation MKSKKTSNLTKFNLKKILARITNRLGIKLLCLLMSFLLFLFVRYQKEYTKDYVAKIEIKNTPSRLLIANDVPEYITITLTGFKDNIYELPTEFSAYIDLTNAVIGSNMYDVLLDSDIDYSKMNIIINPSQIPIILDELSYKTVPIKVPIVGKTSYGLTIDNIRVNPSNTIISGPKTLVSSMNEIKTYNVDVTGKYFDYSTISRINSPINIKSDVSRVNINIIFDRNLDRKEFNNIAVKIDNLNGKFKINNTNPLIINKVILEANKVMLSNLSPDDIKLYIDLQKLTNSGIYSNISVEANIPEHTRLLEIEPSFFDIEITERDTNDNNIINTNENTNENNLNNASNE, via the coding sequence ATGAAAAGTAAAAAAACATCGAATTTAACTAAATTTAATTTAAAAAAGATATTAGCTCGTATAACTAATAGATTAGGTATTAAATTATTATGTCTTTTAATGTCATTTTTATTGTTTCTATTTGTAAGATATCAAAAAGAATATACTAAAGACTATGTTGCAAAAATAGAAATAAAAAACACCCCTTCAAGATTATTAATAGCGAATGATGTACCTGAATATATTACAATAACTTTAACAGGATTCAAAGATAATATTTATGAACTTCCTACAGAATTTAGTGCTTATATAGATCTTACAAATGCTGTTATAGGCAGCAATATGTATGATGTTCTTTTAGATAGCGACATAGATTACTCAAAAATGAACATTATAATTAATCCTAGCCAAATACCTATAATACTAGATGAACTATCATATAAAACTGTACCTATAAAAGTACCTATAGTAGGAAAGACTTCTTACGGACTTACAATTGACAATATAAGAGTAAATCCTTCCAACACTATAATATCAGGTCCTAAAACTTTAGTATCATCTATGAATGAAATTAAAACTTATAATGTAGATGTAACAGGTAAATATTTTGATTATTCTACAATATCAAGAATCAATTCACCTATAAATATCAAATCAGATGTTTCAAGGGTAAATATTAATATAATCTTTGATAGAAATCTTGACAGAAAAGAATTTAATAATATTGCGGTAAAAATAGACAATCTAAACGGCAAATTCAAAATAAACAATACTAACCCGCTTATAATAAATAAAGTAATTTTAGAAGCGAATAAAGTAATGCTCTCAAATTTATCACCTGATGATATTAAATTATATATAGACTTACAAAAATTAACTAATTCCGGTATTTATTCTAATATATCTGTAGAAGCCAATATACCCGAACATACCAGACTCCTAGAAATAGAACCTTCATTCTTTGATATTGAGATAACAGAAAGAGACACTAATGATAATAATATCATCAATACTAATGAAAATACAAATGAAAACAATTTAAATAATGCATCTAATGAATAA
- a CDS encoding NusG domain II-containing protein: MKRLKYGDVLIFLFIIIFSFFYAKNLISNKSSKIIIDTHDKSFRYDLNTDREIIVNGLLGESKIIISNRQIMFESSPCRDKLCIKAGVLKNAPIICMPNGISIRFEKNMENNIEIDSIVQ; the protein is encoded by the coding sequence ATGAAAAGATTAAAATACGGCGATGTGCTAATATTTTTATTTATAATTATTTTCTCATTTTTTTATGCTAAGAATCTAATTTCAAATAAAAGCAGTAAAATAATAATAGATACTCATGACAAATCTTTCAGATATGATTTAAATACGGACAGAGAAATTATTGTTAATGGTTTATTAGGCGAATCAAAAATCATTATAAGCAATAGGCAAATTATGTTTGAAAGCTCTCCTTGCAGGGATAAATTATGCATTAAGGCAGGTGTACTAAAAAATGCCCCTATAATATGCATGCCCAATGGTATATCTATAAGATTTGAAAAAAATATGGAGAACAATATAGAAATAGATTCTATAGTTCAATAG
- a CDS encoding Gx transporter family protein, which translates to MLFLENIKSHTGKRRIYDIIFFAFLSSFIAAVENMFPRPIPYFRIGFSFVIVLMVVDVFTFRELLLLIFIKNVSVALAFAYILTPPFYLGLCGGITSIIVMKLMSYFKNTFSIFGVSLAGALISNLSQAFLSKYLFKLPDIRFLIVPVFILSLITGSIVGIITMILCNDNYKKGFNN; encoded by the coding sequence ATGTTATTTTTAGAAAATATAAAATCTCATACAGGCAAAAGAAGAATATATGATATAATATTTTTTGCTTTTTTATCATCATTTATTGCCGCTGTTGAAAATATGTTTCCAAGACCTATACCATATTTCAGAATAGGATTTTCTTTTGTTATTGTATTAATGGTTGTAGATGTATTTACTTTCAGAGAACTGCTGCTGCTTATATTTATAAAAAATGTTTCTGTTGCTTTGGCTTTTGCTTATATATTAACGCCTCCTTTTTATTTAGGATTATGCGGAGGTATAACATCAATCATAGTAATGAAATTAATGAGTTATTTTAAAAATACATTTTCTATATTTGGTGTGAGTTTAGCCGGTGCTTTAATAAGTAATTTATCTCAGGCTTTTCTATCTAAATATTTATTTAAATTGCCTGATATAAGATTTTTAATAGTACCTGTATTTATATTATCGCTTATCACAGGAAGTATAGTTGGTATTATCACTATGATATTATGCAATGATAATTATAAAAAAGGCTTCAATAATTAA
- a CDS encoding outer membrane beta-barrel protein yields the protein MKKVLNIFIIMFLSCLTVFAKSGIELGIFVPLGLSIGINQYSLTNKNPTSQQKTQFESAVKQANRKSSAGFDAGFLFHIGYRFDINKDFSISVLGELGYNHDEFSFYSMSGDKKNENSYVYMFESMSFGIYPKFNWKKFAFGVNVGIKVPLYARAMSSYINYDAKNIDRNIENYNAFQIKNVFDVPIIPYLRVSVDYEVYTDKKFALVLGGYIGGDFGMSFKNTILNNQSIAKITKQTISSFDIGFQVGIRILPNN from the coding sequence ATGAAAAAAGTATTGAATATATTTATAATAATGTTTTTAAGCTGCCTTACTGTTTTTGCTAAAAGCGGTATAGAATTAGGAATATTTGTTCCATTAGGTTTAAGTATTGGAATAAATCAGTATAGTTTAACTAATAAAAATCCAACATCACAGCAGAAAACTCAATTTGAATCAGCAGTAAAACAGGCAAATAGAAAATCATCAGCGGGATTCGATGCAGGTTTTTTATTTCATATAGGATACAGATTTGATATAAATAAAGATTTTAGTATAAGTGTTTTAGGTGAATTAGGATATAATCATGATGAGTTTTCATTTTATAGTATGAGCGGGGATAAAAAAAATGAAAATAGTTATGTTTATATGTTTGAGAGTATGTCTTTTGGTATATATCCTAAATTTAATTGGAAGAAATTTGCATTCGGAGTGAATGTAGGAATTAAAGTGCCTCTATATGCTAGGGCTATGTCATCTTATATAAATTATGATGCTAAGAATATTGATAGAAATATAGAAAATTATAATGCATTTCAGATAAAAAATGTATTTGATGTCCCTATCATACCATATCTTAGAGTTTCTGTAGATTATGAAGTTTATACGGATAAGAAATTCGCATTAGTATTGGGCGGTTATATAGGAGGAGATTTTGGTATGTCTTTTAAAAATACTATATTAAATAATCAAAGCATAGCCAAAATAACAAAACAAACTATATCTAGTTTTGATATAGGTTTTCAAGTTGGCATAAGAATACTGCCGAATAATTAA
- a CDS encoding outer membrane beta-barrel protein, which produces MKLCKILAVLFILSYSVFAKSGLELGVFVPIGFNVGIHYYDKAPSSLNNQQAATYNTYVTNNTRTSHIGYDAGALFQAGYRLELNEEISFSFMGELGYSRDTFNYRLKDSKTDVPALKQQNYRYYTFDSLVIGILPKVNYKRFSFGVGVGMKIFLSGTINNSGYNQTLDYTAETIKMIDMKNYKDYFTSNVIGYLKLTLDYSVYTSKKFDIVVGAYIDYDFALRYQIKGSKINNQIDAPIENISSVDLGIQVGVKIRPMN; this is translated from the coding sequence ATGAAATTATGTAAAATATTAGCGGTGTTATTTATTCTTTCTTATTCGGTATTTGCAAAAAGCGGATTAGAGCTTGGCGTTTTTGTTCCTATAGGTTTTAATGTAGGTATTCATTATTATGACAAAGCTCCATCAAGTTTAAATAATCAGCAGGCAGCTACATACAATACTTATGTTACAAATAATACAAGGACTTCCCATATTGGGTATGATGCAGGTGCTTTATTTCAGGCAGGCTATAGACTAGAATTAAATGAAGAAATTAGTTTTAGTTTTATGGGAGAGCTTGGATACAGCAGAGACACTTTTAATTACAGATTAAAAGACAGTAAAACAGATGTTCCGGCACTTAAACAGCAGAATTATCGTTACTATACTTTTGACAGCCTTGTTATTGGTATTTTACCTAAAGTTAATTATAAAAGATTTTCTTTTGGCGTAGGTGTAGGAATGAAAATATTTTTATCCGGCACAATCAATAATTCAGGATATAATCAAACATTAGATTATACAGCTGAAACTATAAAAATGATAGATATGAAAAATTACAAAGACTATTTTACTTCAAATGTAATAGGATATTTAAAATTAACTTTAGATTATTCAGTATATACATCTAAGAAATTTGATATAGTTGTAGGAGCATATATTGATTATGACTTTGCTTTAAGATATCAGATAAAAGGCTCAAAAATCAATAATCAAATTGATGCCCCTATAGAAAATATATCAAGTGTAGATTTAGGTATACAAGTAGGCGTTAAAATAAGACCTATGAATTAA
- a CDS encoding alpha/beta fold hydrolase — protein sequence MDIFFEEYVNINGIEQYFIHYPKKSDTTLLFLHGGPGESEAYFLYKMHSKTQNYNLVYYDQRGTGKTQARNKSKDKDITIEKLLIDLKETINYIKLRYNSKYIILLGHSWGSVLGIEFIKKFPNLVSAYIGMGQVVNFQIGEKTGFDYCYNIVQKSNNQKYIKKIEKLKNYPSIINKNNVFEIFKNFREIQVKYKLAGYYEGNDKLNKIIKQSPIYSFKDIFNHNSLILNKNLIYYIIDYDTSKFTNFSMPIFFICGADDWQVPTVIVKEYYETITAPDKDLFIAENAGHLLNIENTKDYNTIVEGICSRVNGH from the coding sequence ATGGATATATTTTTTGAAGAATATGTAAATATAAATGGTATAGAACAATATTTTATACATTACCCAAAAAAATCGGATACAACTTTACTGTTTCTGCATGGAGGCCCAGGAGAAAGCGAAGCATATTTTCTATATAAAATGCATTCAAAAACTCAAAACTATAATTTAGTGTACTATGATCAAAGAGGAACAGGAAAAACTCAGGCAAGAAATAAATCAAAAGATAAAGATATCACTATAGAGAAACTGCTTATAGATTTGAAAGAAACAATTAATTATATTAAATTAAGATATAATTCTAAATATATTATTTTACTAGGGCATTCTTGGGGAAGTGTTTTGGGAATTGAATTTATAAAAAAATTTCCTAATCTAGTTTCTGCCTATATTGGTATGGGGCAAGTTGTAAATTTTCAAATAGGAGAGAAAACCGGATTTGATTATTGTTATAATATTGTTCAAAAAAGCAATAATCAGAAATATATCAAAAAAATAGAGAAATTAAAAAATTATCCTTCTATTATAAATAAAAATAATGTATTTGAAATATTTAAAAATTTCAGGGAGATACAAGTAAAATATAAATTAGCTGGGTATTATGAAGGCAATGATAAATTAAATAAAATAATTAAACAAAGTCCTATATACTCATTTAAAGATATCTTTAATCATAATTCATTAATATTAAATAAAAATCTTATATATTATATAATTGATTATGATACAAGTAAATTTACAAACTTCAGTATGCCTATATTTTTTATATGCGGTGCTGATGATTGGCAGGTACCTACTGTTATTGTAAAAGAATACTATGAAACTATAACAGCTCCTGATAAAGATTTATTTATCGCAGAGAATGCAGGACATCTTCTCAATATAGAAAATACAAAAGATTATAATACAATAGTAGAAGGTATATGCAGCAGGGTAAACGGACATTAA
- a CDS encoding tetratricopeptide repeat protein produces the protein MEEEHNFIKNEENYEPEIEKSSSKVVMLTTLFLVLLIAGICYWIYNSNTYNKSYSYKSNIQTNTQLSNKNDILNRNNIKKNLDYLLEIKYKEYIAPHVNSFNSIIDKSGLLNVDTRTIAIIFAATLLTIIASMFLFRGSDSKALESADSDVSFFNRDSNDNNKDKKDESINKLDTSGIINSIGLDNEQKIIDTNNDGDKLVLKNDYYKYNKNGDNLFWNVIKKNKNDENLDINELSLMALREVENGNDDNAINIYTKILSFDDNNTAVLKSRALLFNKKYEETSEDKYFDAALKDYNKIIDINSFNEYSSTDTLKDRAVLYTKKYHYTSNENYFNLALNDYNRIVSDNNDKDDLSTLLIYSDLYNEKYKNTHDKKYFQMSLDNYNKALAIDNSNTSIYINRGWLYLTDYKICKDIESLDNAEKDIKHGLTLEKDNFYLLNNGGITSLYKYKLEKQVKDLKESEYSFLKSIKNNKSNSVLAESYYYLSLVYDEYAKLTTITAEKMKEYTEKSKYYFEESRKLGYSPEPISK, from the coding sequence ATGGAAGAAGAACATAATTTTATAAAAAATGAAGAAAATTATGAACCTGAAATAGAAAAGTCTTCTTCAAAAGTTGTTATGTTAACAACTTTATTCCTTGTTTTATTAATCGCTGGAATATGCTATTGGATATATAATTCAAATACATATAATAAATCCTATTCATATAAAAGTAATATACAGACTAATACTCAATTAAGTAATAAAAATGATATTCTAAATAGAAATAATATAAAGAAAAATTTAGATTATTTACTAGAAATAAAATATAAAGAATATATCGCTCCTCATGTTAATAGTTTCAATTCAATTATAGATAAAAGCGGTTTATTAAATGTAGATACTAGAACTATAGCTATTATATTTGCAGCTACATTACTCACTATTATTGCCTCTATGTTTTTATTTAGAGGAAGTGATTCTAAAGCATTAGAAAGTGCTGATTCAGATGTTAGTTTTTTTAATAGGGATAGCAATGATAATAATAAAGATAAAAAAGATGAAAGTATTAATAAATTGGATACATCAGGTATTATTAATTCAATAGGTTTAGATAATGAGCAAAAAATTATTGATACAAATAATGATGGGGATAAGTTAGTTTTGAAAAATGATTATTATAAATACAATAAGAATGGAGATAATTTATTTTGGAATGTTATAAAGAAAAATAAGAATGATGAAAATTTAGATATAAATGAATTATCCCTTATGGCTTTAAGAGAGGTTGAAAATGGAAATGATGATAATGCAATAAACATATATACGAAAATATTGAGTTTTGATGATAATAATACGGCTGTATTAAAAAGCAGGGCATTGCTGTTTAATAAAAAATATGAAGAAACTTCTGAAGATAAATATTTTGATGCTGCTTTAAAAGATTATAATAAAATAATAGATATTAATAGTTTTAATGAATATAGCAGTACAGACACTTTGAAAGACAGAGCGGTTCTTTATACTAAAAAATATCATTATACATCTAATGAGAATTATTTTAATTTAGCTTTAAATGATTATAATAGGATAGTTAGTGATAATAATGATAAAGATGATTTAAGCACATTGCTTATATATTCAGATCTTTATAATGAAAAATATAAAAATACTCATGATAAAAAATATTTTCAAATGTCTTTAGATAATTATAATAAGGCTCTTGCTATAGATAATAGTAATACTTCTATATATATAAACAGAGGCTGGCTTTATTTAACAGATTACAAAATTTGTAAAGATATAGAAAGTTTAGATAATGCTGAAAAAGATATAAAGCATGGACTTACTTTAGAAAAAGATAATTTTTATCTTTTGAATAATGGCGGAATAACATCGCTTTATAAATACAAACTAGAAAAACAGGTAAAAGATTTAAAAGAGTCTGAATATAGTTTTCTAAAATCTATTAAGAATAATAAATCAAATTCTGTTTTGGCTGAAAGTTATTATTATTTGTCATTGGTTTATGATGAATACGCCAAACTTACTACCATTACAGCTGAAAAGATGAAGGAATACACTGAAAAAAGTAAGTATTATTTTGAAGAATCAAGGAAATTGGGATATTCTCCTGAGCCAATATCTAAATAA
- a CDS encoding ankyrin repeat domain-containing protein, with the protein MQKYLILIFIIFNVFLYPEYIIGSGKYDINRDEDKIFIYAGDNNYKGVKNLLYNGIDVNILDIDKVSPLMIASFNGFNDIVDLLIKNNADVNIVNNFGYSAMMAAAAGGHYDVFNILLDNGSNINQVNNDENNVLIEACFSENTDIIKKILELDIDINHQNNMGYTALIQAVINDYEDAVNILLENNADINIISDDGKSALMFAVIRKNTDIIDILLKYNPNINIEDNDSNTALDYAYDTGNEKIINMIREYYENNN; encoded by the coding sequence ATGCAAAAATATTTAATTTTAATATTTATCATATTTAATGTTTTTTTATATCCTGAATATATAATCGGTTCCGGTAAATATGATATCAATAGAGATGAAGATAAGATTTTTATATATGCTGGGGATAATAATTATAAAGGAGTAAAAAATTTATTATATAATGGAATTGATGTCAATATACTTGACATTGATAAAGTATCTCCTTTGATGATAGCTTCTTTTAACGGATTTAATGATATAGTTGATTTACTTATAAAAAATAATGCTGATGTAAATATAGTCAATAATTTCGGATATAGTGCTATGATGGCAGCGGCTGCCGGAGGTCATTATGATGTTTTTAATATATTATTAGATAATGGCTCAAATATCAATCAAGTCAATAATGACGAAAACAATGTATTGATAGAGGCTTGTTTTTCTGAGAATACTGATATAATTAAAAAAATATTAGAGCTTGACATTGATATTAATCATCAAAATAATATGGGGTATACCGCATTGATACAGGCTGTCATAAATGATTATGAAGATGCTGTTAATATTTTACTAGAGAATAACGCTGATATTAATATTATTAGCGATGATGGTAAAAGTGCATTGATGTTTGCCGTTATTAGAAAAAATACTGATATAATTGATATTTTACTTAAATATAATCCTAATATTAATATTGAAGATAATGATTCAAATACAGCTTTAGATTATGCTTATGATACAGGCAATGAAAAAATTATTAATATGATTAGAGAATATTACGAGAATAATAACTAA
- a CDS encoding ankyrin repeat domain-containing protein — MSNIVEYVKNNDIENVKKCLESDNSLADARDEESRFTLLMICAKKGYFDIAKLLVEEGANLNARSKTGITALMFACAEKQVKIAEYLIDSGADVNLRDRPLFSALLYASLTKEHDIIKALVEAGADVNAKNFKLVTPLMFAAGINDIETMKLLIENGADIEHKNRDGERALEFAIRKEQKEAEEYLKTVSK, encoded by the coding sequence ATGTCTAATATAGTTGAGTATGTGAAAAATAATGATATAGAAAATGTAAAAAAATGTTTGGAGTCTGATAATTCTTTAGCGGATGCAAGAGATGAAGAGTCTAGATTCACATTGCTTATGATTTGTGCTAAGAAGGGATATTTTGATATAGCCAAACTTTTAGTAGAAGAAGGAGCTAATTTAAATGCAAGAAGTAAAACGGGTATAACTGCTTTAATGTTTGCATGTGCTGAGAAACAAGTGAAAATAGCTGAGTATTTAATAGATTCTGGTGCTGATGTTAATTTAAGGGACAGACCATTATTTTCAGCCCTTCTTTATGCCTCTCTAACAAAAGAGCATGATATAATAAAAGCATTAGTTGAGGCGGGTGCTGATGTTAATGCTAAGAATTTCAAACTTGTAACACCATTAATGTTTGCTGCTGGTATAAATGACATAGAAACTATGAAATTATTAATAGAAAATGGGGCAGATATAGAGCATAAAAATAGAGACGGTGAAAGAGCTTTAGAATTTGCTATTCGTAAAGAGCAGAAAGAAGCAGAAGAATATTTAAAGACTGTTTCTAAATAA
- a CDS encoding ABC transporter permease, whose protein sequence is MRNIYVVFSREIQSFYVSPLYYILGFIYLALTGYFFTIEIYYSRLAVMENTMYNIGFFTILFLSILCMKLIAEERASGTFELIMTAPITSLQYVLGKYLSVLVVYASLLVMTFVYPILLMIFGKPDIGVIFSGYLGLFLLGTAILGLGLIATSISKSQLVAAILGVSMGIFAYIINWLSEMFTGASKILNAISITTYFSDFTKGMIDIQNVIFFLIWAVACISISTMFVESYKWQ, encoded by the coding sequence ATGAGAAATATATATGTTGTATTTTCAAGAGAAATTCAATCTTTTTATGTATCGCCATTATATTATATATTAGGATTTATATATCTTGCTTTGACAGGATACTTTTTTACTATAGAAATCTATTATAGCAGACTTGCTGTTATGGAAAACACCATGTATAATATTGGATTTTTTACAATATTATTCCTTTCTATTCTTTGTATGAAACTTATAGCAGAGGAAAGGGCTTCTGGAACTTTTGAACTTATAATGACAGCACCAATCACTTCATTACAATATGTTTTAGGAAAATATTTATCTGTATTGGTTGTATATGCTTCACTTCTGGTGATGACTTTTGTTTATCCTATACTTCTTATGATTTTCGGAAAGCCTGATATTGGAGTAATATTCAGCGGATATTTGGGATTATTCCTTTTAGGTACTGCAATACTTGGTCTTGGACTTATTGCAACAAGTATATCTAAAAGTCAGTTAGTAGCTGCTATTTTAGGAGTATCTATGGGAATATTTGCATATATAATAAATTGGCTTAGTGAAATGTTTACTGGGGCTAGCAAGATATTGAATGCTATTTCTATAACAACATACTTTTCTGATTTTACTAAAGGTATGATAGATATACAGAATGTTATATTCTTTTTAATTTGGGCTGTTGCATGTATATCAATATCTACTATGTTTGTAGAATCTTATAAGTGGCAGTAA